In the Desulfosporosinus acidiphilus SJ4 genome, TCCAAAATGTCGAATATTATTTGTTGTGAAATCGATGACTCCGGAAGTTTGATTTTCTAAACCTTTTTTAAGCTCAGGAATAGAAACGTCCTTACCTAATTGAGTCTTGTCAGGGTCCACCATAATCTTATTAGTTTTATCCAGCAAAATTATGTAGCCTTGCTGGCCAATTTTCATTTGCGAGATGATTTGCGTAAGCGAATTAAGAGAAATATCAATGCTCATAACCCCCAGAAGAGAGTTTGTCTGAGGATCATAGACAGATTTAGCGACAGTAACGATTAACTGGTGAGTTCCGACATCCACATAGGGATCGGTCCAGACAGTTTCTTTTGTCTTCGCAGCTTCAGTGTACCAAGGTCGGGTTGTGGGATCGTAGCCGCTGGGGAGTTGAGTCGGAGGATACAGAAACATGCGCTTATCGGCTGAACCAAAATAGACATTTAATGCATCAACGTTAAATTGTTTATATTTTTTAAATACATCTAAGGCTTGAGTTTCGCTGCTGTTGCCTGAGGCCAGCGCAATAACACTGGGATCATTGCTTAATCGGTTAACATCTTGTTCGATACTTCTCATGAACATGTTTGTTGTTTCTTCCACTTTAGTTACTGATTGAGAAGTGGAAGTCTTGAGTTCAGAAGTAAGAACTGAATTTGCATTCTCATAACTGTAAAAACCTAAAATTGAGGTAGGCAGCAGAGATAAGGCTAGAATTAAGCCAACTAATTTACGTTGCATGGATCCTTTCACAGTTCGTCCTCCTCCATTCATAATGACATTTCTTTAGTCATAACAAGACAAGGTCGTATTTGAGGGAAGAATTGTTAAGTAGTGTACTTAATATAAAAAGCATAAGTTCCAGTTAAATCTTAAATATTATTTACCAACACATAAAAGGTAAAAATTTCGGTTAAACGTTAATTATTTCCACTTATTCCAATCTCCTTTACTATTTTTCGACCTTATTTTGCTTGCCGCTTTCATTTTAACCTAATTTATTATTCTAGTACAGTGCCATTGGACCCAGATTTATATGCTTCGCTTAATAAACTAAAACCACATTGTTTTAAGGAAAGTGTCAGTTTATTAAAGGATAAAATTTAATTTGTAATTAGATTATTAATGGCTTCCGACAATATTATGTAAAACCTAATTATGGCTTTAAAATTACAAATTAAAAAATATAATGTTAAAAAATTGAGGTTAATATATGTCGCAATTTTATGAAAATTGTCAAATAAAAGGGAAAGAAATTATTAGCTTAAATATAATATGAAGTTTACAATTGAATTGTATTTTTATATGTTTGATTACCTGAATAACAATTACTCTAATATCCTAAATGGTATTAAGCAGAACGCCTATTTTTTCAAAATAAACTGGGCAAGTGAAAAGAAATTAAGAGGTGAGGGGGTGTCAGAGTGGAAACGAATTATCGAATTGCCTACGATAAATACTGGCAGGATATAAAGGAAAAGCAAGCGGAGGAGATCACAAAGAACCGAGCGGTCTCTTACAACAGTCAATGTCATCAGTTCGAAGTTAGTTTTTTTAATTCAGAGTATGTTCTGGACTGCCCTGCAGAAAAGATCTATCGTAAAAGTGATGGACATAGCCTGGACATTATGGGATCAATAATTATGCTAAATTATTTAGCTTATGCAAGACCCCTCCAAAGATCTATCCATAAGTGGATCAGCCTGAAAGAAATACCCAACGGCGGCGCTTTGTTCTATCCTGCCTTTCACAAGAATTCTATCATTCCGCTCGTTAAGGCATTTGGTGTTCAATCTCAGGAATTATATAGAGTTGCTGCCACTATGGGAGGAAGACAGGCAGACTTGGGAGACGCAGCCGTGATCTTTCAGGTGTTTCCTGAGATTTCCATGTGTGTGGTCGTTTGGGAAGGGGACGAGGAAGTTCGTGGAAATGCCACGATTTTATATGAACCGGGGGTTGACGAACTGCTGCACATCGAGAGTGTTATAGGTCTCGGCAGTTACATTTCGGAAAAATTAGTCAGGCGATCGGTTTCCTCTTTGTAACACTTATAACTGTAAAATTATGTGCATAATATATACTACAAAACCATATTATGGTATTATCACAGTATATGATTGGGCAAATTAGTGAACTCGTTCGCTAAGGCTGAACCTGAACCTGAACCTCGGGGTTTCGGTGACGATGGTCTCAGTTGGAGAGTATCACCGAAGCCGCCTAACCCCAAAAGGAGTTCATATAATTATCAAAATATCTGGCAGGAGAAAATATGAAAAAGAAAATTCTGATGATTACTGGGATGATGATCTTATTAATAGGTCTAGGAGGGTTTTGGGGCTACAACAAGTATTTCAGACCCAATCAGGAAATTCAGGACCAGCTCAAAAAGCAGTTTGGAAACGATTTTTTTTACTCATTCAATCTGCCTAAGGCAACGGACAGTAATATAAAAGATGGTAAAAGTAAGGACAATCAAGCAGGGCAAAGCGGTACTCCTGAAAATATCTCTCAGCAAACGGGCAGTGAGCAGGGAGGGAGCCAATCATCAGCCCCCATTGCTGGGAGCGGGAGCGAAACTATTACTGTCAAAGGGCTGACACAAGACGAGATCATTAATGAATATACGCCTAAGTTTAATTACTTGCAGAATGTTGCTCTGAGTCGCTTGGAGACTTTATATTCGGCTGCTCTGCAAGAGTATAAACAAGAGAAAAAGGCGGGTACTTTGAATCGCTCGGTACTGGCTGAAAAATATATTCAAGCAGGCACGTTGCTTGAGACTAGTGTGGATAGCCAATTTTACAGTATTTTAAATGCAATGCAGAGCGAATTGGTTGCCAACCATCAGCCTACCGCGATTGTTGCGGTGAAAAAGAACGAATATGAAAAGGCCAAGTCTGCTGAACGCTTGCAGCTATTGGCTAAAGCACGCCAGTAGCAATAAAAATGGAATTTATCTAATAGGTTCGTAATAAAAGCAGAAAAATAATAGAGGTCACTTTCAGCAAGTGATCTCTATTATTTTTGCTCAAGTCCGTTTTTATCTGACCGTAACGTATAACTTATTTAAAAATAACTTGTCCATCTTTTATTGAGTCAATAATGGCCAACGACTCTAATTGAATGCCTTTTTCCAGGATGCGTTTTCTTCCTTCCTGAAAGGTTTTTTCTATAACAATACCTGCTCCGGAAATCTCAACACTGCTCTGAGACAGTAAGTTAATCAAGCCCATAAGTGCACTTCCGCTTGCCAGAAAATCATCAATAATTAAGACCTTGTCATTTGGACGTAAGAATTCTTTGGATATTTTTATGGAATACTCTTGCTCCTTAGTATATGAATATACTTTTGCTTCAAAAACATCCTGGTTCATATTAAGGCCCGCATGCTTTTTGGCAAACACAACGGGTACATTATCAAAGTACTGGGCAACAATACTGGCAATGGCAATACCGGAAGTTTCAATTGTGACAATTTTTGTAATCTCTTTGCCGGCAAATCGACGTTTGAATTCCTTGCCGATTTCATTGAATAAGGTAATATCCAGTTGATGATTTAAAAAATTATCAACTTTAATAATTCGGTTGTCAATTATTTTTGCTTCATTGCGGATTTTATCTTTTAAGAGTTGCATCCTTGTAATACGCCCTCCTCATATAAAAAAACTCCTTAATATGTTAGGAGCTATAATGTTAGAGACGAAATGTAATAATTACAAGGATAACTTGATTAGCCTAAAAAATCAAATAAAGTTTTTTCCAGATCTTACGTTTAAGAACGGAAATTGGATTCTATTTCGTTTGACAAAGCTGACAGATATTAATATACTTATACCTGCTAGGGGTATATTGAAAGCCAATAATGCCGCTAAGATAATACTAATTTGCGAGGAAGGTATTTTATGAATATCTCAATTAACAAAAACAGATGCCCACAAAATCATCCTTGTCCTTCAATTAGAGTCTGTCCGGTAGGAGCAATTGGACAAATCGGATTTAATGCTCCAACAATTGATCAGGAAAAATGTATCAAGTGTCGGAAATGTGTGATTTACTGTCCGATGGGGGCTTTACAGGTTAGTGAAGAGTAGGGGTTTCCGGCAAGCCCAAAATGCATTGGCGGGTCTGAAAAATAGAGGAGGTGTTGCAAGATCAAATTGCAACACCTCCTTTTCAAAGTATATCTAAGCTGGGGATTGAGCTCCGGTTATGTTTGCAATAAATCGTTCAATTTGCGGAATGATGAAGTCGCTGTTATAGAGAGAAAACCAATGGTCAGAGTGGGGAATAGATATGAACTCAATGTTTGAGGATAGTTTTGCGCTCTCTCTGACCTTTTCATGAATTGCATCGTTTTCTCCAGCTAACATTAAGCAGGGAACGGAAATATTTTTTAAGAGTTCAGTATTGTCGGTTCTTGTTTCTTCGATGGCTGCCAATAAAGCCTCTTTGTCGTTCGATAAAAATCTCTTTTTATGCTCTGCAGAGACATCGTGTTTAGGAACCCAATCTTCAAGGGTCAGGACGGAGTTTCTTAAGGAAAGCATATCATTTTCACAAGGATGGATGGCATCAAGGATAAATGATTGGAAGCGGGATTTAAACCACTTCATTAATCCAAAGGAAATCCATCCTCCCATTGAATAGCCAAAGTAATGGCATTGATCAATTTTTTGAGCATCAAGGATTCTGATTATATCTTGAGAACGAAGATATAAGGAATATTCTTCAGAGCAATGAGGTTTATCGCTTTTACCATGCCCTCTTGCGTCAATTAATATTAATTTATACTTTGTTTTAAGGGCGTCTACATATCCATAGTCATACCAATCTGAAATACTGCCAAAAAAACCATGTTGAAGAACAAGGCAATCGCGGTTTGAGTCCCCTTCAACTTCATAATTGATTTTTACGCTATTATTAAGTACGAAAGCCATCTATTCCTCCTTAAAATGCTAATGATTTAATACTTCTCATTAGAAAGGGCTTTTTAAAAATCTAGTCCCTTTCTGGTTAATTTTCTCCATGATGTAATTAGTTCATGACCGAGAATTTGCTCCGTAAAGGCTTCCATCACTTCACTTGTTTCATGTTCCTTCGGTTCAATTAAGTAAAAGGAACGAGTGAGACGTTTCCCTTTGATTCTGAGAGATTTTAATTCTTTAGCATTCAGCTCTTTCCGGACAATCCAACGGGAGACAAGGGCAATGCCCAAGCCGGCTGTAACTGCCTGTTTAACGGCTTGGCCACTTCCGAAGATATAACTTTTCCTAACGTTAATTCCCCATTCTTTAATAAGCTTGTCGCTGAAGGCTCGGGTTCCTGAACCACTTTCGCGGAGAATCCACACTTGGTTTTGGAGATGTTCTGAGGTAGCAATAGGAAGTTTCGCCAAAGGATGTTGATTCGGAACAACTAGAATCAGTTCATCCTCCATGATGGAATGAATTCGAATGTCCGTATGATTAACCTCTCCCTCTACAAGAGCAATGTCCAATTGGTTGTTCCGGACCGCTTGAATAATTTCTTCTGTATTGGCAATTGAGGTTTCTATTTCTACTCCCGGGTAATGGACGGCAAATTCGGTTACAGCAAAGGGTAAAATGTATTCTCCGATGGTATAGCTTCCCCCAACTTTTAAACTGCCTGAAACCATATTGGATAAATTTTTGATTTCTTCTTTGGCTCTATCTTGTAAATTTATAATTTGTTTAGCATATTTGTAATATATTTCGCCCTCTTGTGTAAGTTCAAGGTGAGTGGAAGAACTATTGAAGAATTTTGTATCCAGTTCTTGTTCAAGACTTTCAATTTGAGAACGAACACCGGGGTTAGAGAGAAAAAGCCCTTCGGCTGAATGAGAGAACTTTTTGAGTTCAACTACGGTAACGAAAGTTTTTAAGGGATCGTCGAACATAGTTTGCACCTCGAAATATTGATTTAAGGATAATTCAGATTCATATAATAATACTTCTTTTTCTAGCATTTAACAATGTCATAGAAATTACAATTCCGCTCCTGGTTTTCCCGATAAGAGCTTAAATTGTGGAGCTTATACAATAATTCAGCTTGCTCGTGGAAATACTACCTTCATGTGTCAGATGTTAAAAATGAAGTTTTCTTTACCTGCAGATTTCTCAACCCCGAGTGAATCTCATTTGGTGAAAGCCGAACCTTGGGTTTATATGGGGGAGTTAGATGAAGATACAAATTATTGGCAAATTACTTGGAAAATCAGTAGTTTAGTGATAATTTATGATTAAAAAGATTAAATTAGCGGAGAAAACTATGATGCAAATGTTTAATGAATTTCAAAAACATTTATCGAATGACCAGAGGCCCTCAGATTACTTCAATGAATTAAGCAAAACAGGACTATTTGCTGAAAGATACCCCTATACTTTGTTAGGTGCCTTAAAGAATACTCCTCAATCACCGAAGCATCATCCCGAAGGAAGTGTTTGGAACCATACAATGTTGGTTTTGGATAATGCAGCAGAACGAAAGCATCTGAGCCAAAATCCAAATGTATTTATGTGGGCGGCCTTACTCCACGATTTGGGAAAGGCACCTACTACCAGAGTTACAAAAGGGAGAATTACTTCCTATGATCATGATAAAGTGGGAGAGGGACTTTCCGCTAAATTTCTTAGGGAACTAACCAATGAACAGGATTTAATTTACAAAGTTTCTAAATTGGTAAGATGGCATATGCAGATACTCTTCGTTACAAAGAATTTGCCGTTTGCCGAGATCGCCAAAATGTCATCTGAGGTCTCCATTCATGAAATAGCACTTTTAGGGCTATGTGATCGACTGGGAAGAGGAAAGATGACTTCAGATAAAAAGCTGGAAGAAGAAAAGGGCATTTTAGCTTTTTTAGAAAAGTGTACGGATTATTTAACTCCGGGAATTACCAAGGATCTTCTTGAAGATGCCCTTTCAAATGATTCCCTACGAGATTAAAAAACGCATTGATTAATGTGTTATTGTCACTTTGCCTAAAAATTTTGATATTTTTGGGGGTTAATCTTATCTTCAAATATTATTTTCATATTGATGCCATGACCTGTGGTAAAATAGATATAGACTGGTGTTGAGGTGATCAAATTGATCATAGGTTTTGGTTTCGGTGATCCAATGCAGAGTATAGTTATGTTGGTGGTTACTTCGCTGCTCAGCTATTTTATTTATTTGGGTTTGCGAAATTTAGGACGTGGAAAGCAGGATTCTCTTGGGAAAAGGGAGCAGCGTCGGCAATATTATTATGACCAAAGACAAAGAGCGAGAGAGTACACTCGTGAATTTGATTTAACCGATGAGGAGATAGAACAGCGGTTAGACCAAGAACTTGGAAAGAGTTAAGAGCCGCCTCTCTGCAATTTGATGAGTCAATAACTGTACCTTACTGTTAATATATCCCTTTTGGAGAAGAGAGGAAACTAAGTGAGAGAAGTAAGTGTTGAACGTATTAATGACGGCGATGTTCTTGCAAAAGAGATTTACACCTCCTATGGCAAAATATTGCTTGGGAAAGGTGTGGTTTTAAAACGCCCCTATATTGAACGCCTGAAGGAAATGGGAATTTATAGTATCTATATTGAAGATGAATTTACCGATGATATTGTCATAGAAGATGTTATCTCAGATCAGCACCGCTTTGACGCCTTAAAGGCTATTGAAAAATCTTGTAAAGTAATTCAAAGCGGAAAGAATAAAGACGAGGAAATAGATATAATTGAATCAGTGAGCAATATCGTGCAGGATATTCTTTTTCAGAAGGACATAATGATTAGTCTCATCGATATGCGCACACTAGATAATCGAATTTACTTTCATTCCGTCAATGTCTGTGTATTAGCTACTGTTTTAGGAAAAGGACTCGGCTTGCCGGTGGAGAAGCTTAATGAGCTTGCTCAGGGTGCACTGCTTCATGATGTGGGAATTGTTGGGCTGCCGAAAGAAATTGTTAACAAGAGAGGTCCTTTGACAAAGGAAGAACAAGAACTTTACCAAACTCATACAATTCAAGGCTATGAAATGATTCGCAGAAGGCCCGAAAGCAGTATCATTACAGCCCACATGGCCTATCAGCACCACGAATGGACAAATGGCAAAGGTTATCCGCGCCAACTGAAGGGCTCGGCCATTCACCAATTGGCGGAGATAATTGCTGTCGCAGATTTCTATGATTGTCTTATCCATGGTTCTCCCGGTATTCCTCGAGTATTACCCCATGTGGCTTGTGAAATAATGATGGCAAACGCCGGGGTTCGGTTCCGCCATGAATTAATTACTATTTTTCTTAAATATATTGCGGCCTATCCTACTGGATATACGGTTAAGCTTAATAATGGAGAAACGGGAGTCGTTGTCGGACAAAATAAGGGGTTACCTACCCGGCCAATCGTGCGCGTTTTTGATGGAAAGGTTAATCTTAAGCAAGTACGGGTTGTCGAACGAAATCTTGTGGTTGAACGTACATTATTTGTAGAATATATCATTGATTAAATTTATAACTGACTAAATCAAAAAACAAAGGCCTTGCCCCTAAGACCTTTGTTTTTTGATTTTGAGAATTCCTTTTATGATTTATTACAAAAATATATTAGAAAAAACCGCTCCTGTAATTATTACTATTAAAGCTACAATTGCCGTTAAAATTGCTTGATACATACTATATAAAGGCTTGAACCTCCCCATTCTAAGGACTTTTTTATATAGTTCCGGTGCTGATTCTTCAATAACTTTGATTTTCTCCGGTACAGTAGTTGATGAACCGGTAATTTCTTGGAATTCTTTACACAGTTGTTCATTTTTCCATTGAATAATCCATTCCAGGGTTTTTGCTCGTGTAATTGGCTGAGCAGTATGAGGAACATCAAAATTAAAGCCCACAGTTGTTCCGAAATAGGTGAATTCCTCATCAGAATAACCGGCAGCTTTTAAACCGTCAATAAAAGCATCACGCATGATGGTATTATTTAACGTAAGTTTTATGGTCATGGATAATTCCGACGGCTGTGAGAATTCCCCCAATTTGAAACCTGTTAACCACCAATGCTTATCTTGCCTGCTGAAAAACACCTTTCCGTTTTTCTTTAAAGTAAAGGACATTTGTAAGAGTTCATCATCGTTGGCGCTTTGATAATAAGCACCAAAAATATTTCGAAGGGGATTGCCATTAAGTGTTCTTGTATAGACTCCAATCTCCGCCCCCGAGACTAAATCATATTGACCTTTCCAAAAGCCTATCATCCATTGTTTGTCGTTATAGTTAAAGAAAATAGGTTCACAATCGACGATCATCCCCATTGGTGCGGCGGCTTCATCAAACAGTCGGCAATAACCCATTTTTCTTTGCCAGGGATCCATATTCGAATAAAAAATGTCTTGAACAGGATCATAGGAATAACCAGAAATCTCAATTAGTTCATCGAGGGTTTTATCACCTGTCTCATCGGATAAGTTTCGTAATTTATCATAGCTTTCCCAAGGGAAAGTTCCACTGTTAGAAATTGTTAAAAGTTCAGGCATAATCGTCCTCCCCCTTTTGTATATTGTACGTGCTTAGGGGATAAGAGTGTGCATGGAATTTAGAAGTTTTATAGATGGATAATTCGAATCAGTTATAAAATAATTATGTTGATTTATTTGCTGTTATATAATAAAATATTGCTATTCACATAATTGATAAGAATTTTATTTTACAAGTCGTTTGATTTATAAAGGGTCACTATAAAAAATTAGCTGACGTCCACGAAGACACTGTCTTAGCACGAATTGGCCTTTTTGAGCCACAGGTGCAGGCTGCCGATGTTTCTTATTGTAGATGTTAGACCCATTAGACCCGATAGAAATAGGAACATACTATTAAGCTATAAATTAAATATTCTTAACATTCTAAATAATTTAGTGTATTATATACAAATAAAGACAGGAGGAGTTATGTATGGAAGAGAAACGCCGTGAGGGATTGCTGGAGGAAAAACGGTTGTTTTTCCCTCCTTCAGAGTTTCACTCGACAGCCGTTATTCAAAACCCAGAAATTTATGAACTTGCCCACGAGCGGGAGACTTTTTGGGACGAACGGGGGAAACGGCTGGAGTGGTTTAAACCATGGGACAAAGTTTTAGAATGGAATCATCCTTTTGCCAATTGGTATGTTGGCGGAAAATTGAATGCAGCTTATAATTGCTTGGACCGACATCTTAAGGGCGCACGCAGAAATAAAGCAGCCTTGATATTTGAAGGAGAATTGGGAGATCGAAGAGTTTTAACGTATCAGGATCTGCAACGCGAAGTATCTCAGTTTGCCAATGTGCTTAAGTCCTTTGGAGTTGAAAAAGGAGACCGCGTCATAATTTATATGCCTATGATCCCAGAGGCAGTCATTGCAATGCTCTCTTGCGCCCGACTGGGTGCTCCTCACTGCGTTGTTTTTGGAGGTTTTAGTTCGGATGCTTTAAAAGATAGAGTCCTTGACGCTCAGGCAAAGGTTGTCGTGACTTCAGACGGAAGTTATCGCCGTGGAAATATTATTCCTTTGAAAGAAAACGTAGATCAAGCGTTGCGCGATGTCAGCTGTGTGGAAAAAGTTGTTGTCGTTCAACGGACGAGTCATCCTGTGGACATGCAATCTGAAAGGGATTGCTGGTATCATGAGGTCATAAAGAATGTGTCCAGCGTTTGCCCGGCAGAACCTATGGAAGCGGATGACATGCTCTTTATCCTTTATACTAGTGGCACAACCGGAAAGCCTAAAGGTGTTGTTCATACAGTCGGGGGTTATTTAGTAGGCGTTTCCACAACCCACGAATGGGTATTTGACCTTAAAGAAGAGGATGTTTATTGGTGTACTGCTGATGTCGGCTGGATAACAGGGCATAGTTATTTGGTTTATGGTCCTTTGTCAAATGGCGCAACAGTTGTCATGTACGAAGGAGCACCGGATTATCCTGAAAAGGACCGTTATTGGGAAATCATTGAAAAATACAGAGTTAGCATTTTATATACCGCTCCGACTGCGATTCGCACGTTTATGAAATGGGGAGAACAATATCCTTCGAGCAGAGATCTTACAAGTTTGCGGCTTTTGGGGTCTGTTGGAGAACCAATTAATCCGGAAGCCTGGATGTGGTACTATAAACATATAGGCGGAGAGCGTTGCCCCATCGTAGACACATGGTGGCAAACTGAAACCGGTATGATTATGATGACCCCTGTTCCCGGGATTACTCCTCTTAAGCCAGGATCGTGTACAGTTCCGTTTCCGGGGGTTCGTGTTGAAATAGTAGACCCCTCAGGAAATCCCGTGCCTAAAGGTGAGGGCGGATATTTAGTAATATGTGATCCTTGGCCGGCAATGCTTAAAACAGTGTATGGCAACGACAAACGTTATGTTGATACGTATTGGAGTGATATTCCAGGGGTTTATTTCACAGGAGACGAAGCTAAGTGGGATGAAGATGGCTACTTCTGGATAATCGGGCGCGCTGATGACGTTATTAACGTTTCGGGGCATAGGATTGGGACAGCGGAAGTAGAAAGTGCCTTAGTTGATCATCCGTCGGTAGCCGAGGCTGCCTGTGTTGGGAAAACTCACGAAATTAAAGGCCAGTCAGTATTTGCTTTTGTCAGTATAAAAGAGGGTATTGAAATTGAGGATTCCCTTATTCATGAATTGAAAGCTCATGTCGTTTTGAAAATAGGTTCACTTGCGCGGCCCGATGACATTTTTTTAACGGCTGAATTGCCTAAGACTCGAAGCGGAAAGATTATGAGACGACTTCTCAAAGATATTGCAGAAGGTCGGACCATGGGGGATACCACGACCCTTGCCGATGCAGCGGTGGTAAATTTCCTTAAGAAGAATATTGATGCTCAAAAAATCCGCGAAGCACGGAAAGCATCCATGAGATTAGGAAACAGGATATCAATTCCCGATACAGCTATCTTTAATCACTGTAAAGAAGAGTCTTACGATGGCTATAGTTATACTATTTGGTTTTCAACTCCTCCTAAGGATAATTCACCTCATCCGGTTACCAACTTTTATTGTTTCAAGTGGATAGAAAGACTAAACTTACCGGCAGAAGTTGCTCTTGCTATTTCCAACATCATGATCAATAACAATAGTGCTTGTGAAGCAATCTTTGGCAATGGTGAACCGGATTTTAGTCATGCGGTTATCAATGAAGCAAATATTATAGATGACTTGTCAGAGGAAGGTCAAATCTGTTTCTGTGGTTCGGCGGGATAAGAAGCAACTAGGTAAAAGGTTTGATTGGTAATAATAGGCTCGTTTTTTGTTAATAACAAAGAACGAGCCTACATTAATTTAAGCATAAATTTCCCTTTAAAAACGACGAGGTGCGTTATAAATATCTTTAATTTGCAGATTCATAAATGATATTGAGTAAACATCTATAAACCCTGTCTGAGAAGAATGGGGCAATTTGATAGGCGAATTTCGTTGAATTTGCAATGTCAGAGGGTTAAGATATTAAGTATCTGCTGGTCAGAACGATAAGCAGGGGAGCTTATCGCTATACTGCAATTCATCTAATCGTGAGACTCCCACTTAAGAAGTGGGAGTGGTCCCCGGTCTCTGCTTCGGTGGGGGTAGAGTCTATCCATCAGCGCGATAGCATTTGTTATTGGCTAGGCGCTTTCGGCGAAACTGTCCACAGGACACTTTCGTCACCGAAGCCCCGATGTTCAGCTTTAGCTGAACGAGTTCACTACGTAGACTTCTGAGTGTCGATTGGCCAAATTTTTTGATAGCTGTATTCAAAATAAATAAAGGGGTTTTTTGTGATGTATAGTTTTAAAAACGATTATAGTGAAGGTGCCCATCCAAGACTATTAAAAGCCTTGAGTGAAACGAATTTTGAACAAGCAGAGGGCTATGGAGAAGATCTCTACACTCAAAAGGCAATAGAGCTGATAAAGCGAAAGATTGGGAACGATAATGTTGATATTCACCTGCTCTCGGGGGGGACACAAACGAATCTAACCGCGATCTCGGCCTTTTTAAGACCCCATGAAGCAATCATTTCGGCCAGCACAGGCCATATTTTAGTCCATGAAACCGGAGCCATTGAAGCAACGGGACATAAGATCATCTCGGTTGAAGTAAAAGATGGAAAGCTTGATACGTTACATATCAAAACGGTGCTTGATTCTCATACGGATGAACATATGGTAAAACCTAAATTGGTTTACATTTCTAATCCAACGGAAATTGGTTCAACTTATACCAAGGAGGAATTAAAACAGATTAACAAGTGCTGCCAAGAACATAATCTCTTGTTGTACATGGATGGAGCAAGATTGGGCTCGGCCTTGTGTTCGTCGGAA is a window encoding:
- a CDS encoding DUF3786 domain-containing protein, which encodes METNYRIAYDKYWQDIKEKQAEEITKNRAVSYNSQCHQFEVSFFNSEYVLDCPAEKIYRKSDGHSLDIMGSIIMLNYLAYARPLQRSIHKWISLKEIPNGGALFYPAFHKNSIIPLVKAFGVQSQELYRVAATMGGRQADLGDAAVIFQVFPEISMCVVVWEGDEEVRGNATILYEPGVDELLHIESVIGLGSYISEKLVRRSVSSL
- a CDS encoding xanthine phosphoribosyltransferase; this translates as MQLLKDKIRNEAKIIDNRIIKVDNFLNHQLDITLFNEIGKEFKRRFAGKEITKIVTIETSGIAIASIVAQYFDNVPVVFAKKHAGLNMNQDVFEAKVYSYTKEQEYSIKISKEFLRPNDKVLIIDDFLASGSALMGLINLLSQSSVEISGAGIVIEKTFQEGRKRILEKGIQLESLAIIDSIKDGQVIFK
- a CDS encoding 4Fe-4S binding protein encodes the protein MNISINKNRCPQNHPCPSIRVCPVGAIGQIGFNAPTIDQEKCIKCRKCVIYCPMGALQVSEE
- a CDS encoding alpha/beta fold hydrolase produces the protein MAFVLNNSVKINYEVEGDSNRDCLVLQHGFFGSISDWYDYGYVDALKTKYKLILIDARGHGKSDKPHCSEEYSLYLRSQDIIRILDAQKIDQCHYFGYSMGGWISFGLMKWFKSRFQSFILDAIHPCENDMLSLRNSVLTLEDWVPKHDVSAEHKKRFLSNDKEALLAAIEETRTDNTELLKNISVPCLMLAGENDAIHEKVRESAKLSSNIEFISIPHSDHWFSLYNSDFIIPQIERFIANITGAQSPA
- a CDS encoding LysR family transcriptional regulator; translated protein: MFDDPLKTFVTVVELKKFSHSAEGLFLSNPGVRSQIESLEQELDTKFFNSSSTHLELTQEGEIYYKYAKQIINLQDRAKEEIKNLSNMVSGSLKVGGSYTIGEYILPFAVTEFAVHYPGVEIETSIANTEEIIQAVRNNQLDIALVEGEVNHTDIRIHSIMEDELILVVPNQHPLAKLPIATSEHLQNQVWILRESGSGTRAFSDKLIKEWGINVRKSYIFGSGQAVKQAVTAGLGIALVSRWIVRKELNAKELKSLRIKGKRLTRSFYLIEPKEHETSEVMEAFTEQILGHELITSWRKLTRKGLDF
- a CDS encoding HDIG domain-containing metalloprotein, whose amino-acid sequence is MQMFNEFQKHLSNDQRPSDYFNELSKTGLFAERYPYTLLGALKNTPQSPKHHPEGSVWNHTMLVLDNAAERKHLSQNPNVFMWAALLHDLGKAPTTRVTKGRITSYDHDKVGEGLSAKFLRELTNEQDLIYKVSKLVRWHMQILFVTKNLPFAEIAKMSSEVSIHEIALLGLCDRLGRGKMTSDKKLEEEKGILAFLEKCTDYLTPGITKDLLEDALSNDSLRD
- a CDS encoding HD-GYP domain-containing protein: MREVSVERINDGDVLAKEIYTSYGKILLGKGVVLKRPYIERLKEMGIYSIYIEDEFTDDIVIEDVISDQHRFDALKAIEKSCKVIQSGKNKDEEIDIIESVSNIVQDILFQKDIMISLIDMRTLDNRIYFHSVNVCVLATVLGKGLGLPVEKLNELAQGALLHDVGIVGLPKEIVNKRGPLTKEEQELYQTHTIQGYEMIRRRPESSIITAHMAYQHHEWTNGKGYPRQLKGSAIHQLAEIIAVADFYDCLIHGSPGIPRVLPHVACEIMMANAGVRFRHELITIFLKYIAAYPTGYTVKLNNGETGVVVGQNKGLPTRPIVRVFDGKVNLKQVRVVERNLVVERTLFVEYIID
- a CDS encoding DUF4474 domain-containing protein, whose product is MPELLTISNSGTFPWESYDKLRNLSDETGDKTLDELIEISGYSYDPVQDIFYSNMDPWQRKMGYCRLFDEAAAPMGMIVDCEPIFFNYNDKQWMIGFWKGQYDLVSGAEIGVYTRTLNGNPLRNIFGAYYQSANDDELLQMSFTLKKNGKVFFSRQDKHWWLTGFKLGEFSQPSELSMTIKLTLNNTIMRDAFIDGLKAAGYSDEEFTYFGTTVGFNFDVPHTAQPITRAKTLEWIIQWKNEQLCKEFQEITGSSTTVPEKIKVIEESAPELYKKVLRMGRFKPLYSMYQAILTAIVALIVIITGAVFSNIFL